In Planctomycetia bacterium, one DNA window encodes the following:
- a CDS encoding YgeY family selenium metabolism-linked hydrolase, with translation MLDFSAIRKQAARYQPAMVKFLRDIVAIPSQTGIEGRVIARIRQELKKVGAYDKVWTDKFGNLLAKIGSGKRLIAIDAHVDTVGVGNPSEWKHDPYKGKVAKGIVYGRGAGDQKGAVPAMVYAGRIIRDLKIPTKDYTLLLTFTVAEEDCDGLCWQYLVKEGGIRPEAVVVTDSTNCRILRGQRGRMEIGVTVRGKSCHGSMPHKGDNAVYKMARVVREIEALNTRLRDHAFLGKATITVSYIDCKTPSLCAVPDQAYIHLDRRLTVGDTKASAIAEVKAAMKKAGVAGEVKIVRYDKPTYTGLVYPTENFFPTWCEAENAPQVAAAVDTYAALFGERQKPGRWTFSTNGVSIAGLYGIPCVGFGPAPEAVAHTVNDSVPIEHLVKCAAFYAAFASVYCQRKAGK, from the coding sequence ATGCTCGACTTTTCCGCGATTCGCAAACAGGCAGCCAGGTATCAGCCCGCCATGGTCAAGTTTCTCCGCGACATCGTCGCCATTCCGTCGCAGACCGGCATCGAAGGTCGGGTCATCGCGCGGATCCGCCAGGAGCTGAAAAAGGTCGGCGCGTATGACAAGGTCTGGACCGACAAGTTCGGCAATCTGCTCGCGAAGATCGGCAGCGGTAAACGACTCATCGCCATTGACGCACACGTCGATACCGTCGGCGTCGGCAATCCCTCCGAGTGGAAGCATGACCCGTACAAGGGCAAGGTCGCCAAGGGAATCGTGTATGGCCGCGGGGCGGGCGATCAGAAGGGGGCCGTGCCGGCGATGGTCTATGCAGGGCGGATCATCCGAGACCTGAAGATTCCCACGAAGGATTACACGCTGCTGCTCACGTTCACCGTAGCGGAAGAAGATTGCGACGGGCTGTGCTGGCAGTACCTGGTGAAGGAGGGCGGCATCCGGCCGGAGGCGGTCGTGGTGACGGATTCGACCAATTGCAGAATTCTGCGCGGCCAGCGCGGGCGGATGGAGATCGGCGTCACCGTGCGGGGCAAATCGTGTCACGGCTCAATGCCGCACAAGGGCGACAACGCGGTGTATAAGATGGCGCGGGTCGTGCGCGAGATCGAGGCGCTGAACACGCGATTGCGTGATCACGCTTTTCTCGGCAAGGCGACGATCACCGTCAGTTACATCGACTGCAAGACGCCCAGCCTCTGCGCTGTGCCGGACCAGGCGTACATCCATCTCGATCGGCGGTTGACGGTCGGCGACACCAAGGCGTCGGCCATCGCCGAGGTGAAGGCGGCGATGAAGAAAGCGGGCGTCGCCGGCGAGGTGAAGATCGTCCGCTACGACAAGCCGACCTACACCGGCCTCGTCTATCCGACGGAGAACTTTTTCCCAACCTGGTGCGAGGCGGAAAATGCCCCGCAGGTGGCGGCGGCGGTGGACACCTACGCGGCCCTGTTCGGCGAGCGGCAGAAGCCCGGCCGCTGGACCTTCAGCACCAACGGCGTCTCCATCGCCGGGTTGTACGGGATTCCGTGCGTCGGCTTCGGCCCGGCGCCGGAGGCGGTCGCCCACACGGTGAACGACAGCGTGCCGATCGAGCATCTGGTGAAATGCGCGGCGTTTTATGCGGCGTTTGCGAGTGTGTATTGCCAGCGCAAGGCAGGGAAGTGA
- a CDS encoding sugar ABC transporter ATP-binding protein, producing the protein MTDAPPLLRFVGVGKSFPGVRALEAVSFDARAGQIHAIAGENGAGKSTLMKILSGVHQPDDGCIEINGRSTPIADARDAQRLGIAIVHQEFNLARHLSVAENVFLGRWPRRAGSGLIDFPALHRRATALLATLGITLDVRLPVEALSVAQQQMVEIARALSLDARVLILDEPSAVLTPAELQSLFTLLRQLRARGAGILYISHRLEEVFDLADRVTVLRDGRHISTRPIADVTRDGLIREMVGRPLDEEFPARSASLGPVVLSVRDLTSPGRFESVAFDVRAGEVFGLTGLVGAGRSSVLQAIFGACAVSRGHVDVGDTRGPFRSPRAAMAAGVAYLPEDRKRQGLLLERPIRENITLANLGAYAAGGLLHPSRERESVSRHAQRLRFRGEAMESPARTFSGGNQQKLLLARWLDRSCRVMLLDEPTRGVDVGAKVEIYALINELAAQGLAIVIVSSELPEIIGMCDRIGVMCRGHLAGILDNTGRRVTQEQVMALAVST; encoded by the coding sequence ATGACCGATGCCCCACCGTTGCTGCGATTCGTCGGCGTGGGCAAATCGTTCCCCGGCGTTCGCGCGCTGGAGGCCGTGTCGTTCGACGCGCGGGCCGGGCAAATTCATGCCATCGCCGGCGAGAACGGCGCCGGAAAATCGACATTAATGAAAATACTATCGGGCGTGCATCAGCCTGATGACGGCTGCATCGAGATCAACGGCCGCTCGACGCCGATCGCCGACGCCCGCGACGCGCAGCGCCTGGGCATCGCCATCGTCCATCAGGAGTTCAATCTCGCGCGGCACCTGTCCGTCGCCGAGAACGTCTTCCTGGGCCGCTGGCCGCGCCGCGCCGGATCGGGCCTTATCGACTTTCCGGCGCTCCACCGCCGCGCCACCGCATTGCTGGCGACCCTCGGCATCACGCTGGATGTCCGCCTGCCGGTCGAAGCCCTGTCAGTCGCCCAGCAGCAAATGGTCGAGATCGCCCGGGCACTGTCGCTCGACGCCCGCGTGCTGATCCTCGATGAGCCGTCGGCCGTGCTGACGCCGGCCGAACTTCAATCGCTTTTCACCCTGCTGCGGCAGCTTCGCGCGCGAGGCGCCGGCATCCTCTACATCTCGCATCGTCTCGAGGAAGTCTTCGATCTCGCCGACCGCGTCACCGTCCTGCGCGATGGCCGGCACATCAGCACCCGCCCGATCGCCGACGTGACCCGCGACGGCCTGATCCGCGAAATGGTTGGCCGCCCGCTCGACGAGGAATTCCCCGCTCGATCGGCGTCGCTCGGGCCGGTCGTTCTTAGCGTGCGCGATCTGACTTCGCCGGGTCGGTTCGAGTCCGTCGCCTTCGACGTGCGCGCCGGCGAAGTGTTCGGGTTGACCGGCCTCGTCGGTGCCGGCCGCTCGTCAGTATTGCAGGCGATTTTCGGCGCGTGCGCCGTATCGCGCGGCCACGTCGACGTTGGCGATACACGCGGGCCTTTCCGCTCGCCGCGCGCCGCCATGGCCGCCGGCGTCGCCTATCTGCCGGAGGATCGCAAACGCCAGGGGCTGCTGCTGGAGCGGCCGATTCGTGAAAACATCACGCTTGCCAACCTTGGCGCGTACGCCGCCGGCGGACTGCTGCATCCCTCCCGCGAGCGCGAATCCGTCAGCCGCCATGCACAGCGACTGCGTTTTCGCGGCGAGGCGATGGAATCGCCGGCGCGGACGTTCAGCGGCGGCAATCAGCAGAAACTGCTGCTGGCTCGCTGGCTGGATCGATCGTGTCGCGTCATGTTGCTTGACGAACCGACGCGCGGCGTGGATGTCGGCGCCAAGGTGGAAATCTACGCTTTAATAAATGAGCTTGCCGCGCAGGGGCTGGCCATCGTTATCGTCTCGTCGGAGCTGCCCGAGATCATCGGCATGTGCGACCGCATCGGCGTCATGTGCCGCGGACACCTGGCGGGGATACTGGACAATACCGGCCGCCGCGTCACGCAGGAGCAGGTGATGGCGCTCGCGGTGAGTACGTAA
- a CDS encoding nucleoside deaminase, giving the protein MSGNERTMCGNGHEKWMRLAIEQARTSIAGGQSPFGAVVVREGKLVVAAHNEVWHRTDPTAHAEIVTIQKAAATLKTIDLSGCVMYSTCEPCPMCAAAIHWSKLDAVYYGATIADAQRAGFTELTLPIGEVYRIGNSRVQAVPGIMQSECAKLFDEWLAHTGHRVY; this is encoded by the coding sequence ATGAGCGGCAACGAGCGAACGATGTGCGGCAACGGGCATGAGAAATGGATGCGCCTGGCCATCGAGCAGGCGCGGACCAGCATCGCCGGCGGGCAGAGTCCGTTCGGCGCAGTCGTCGTGCGAGAGGGCAAACTGGTCGTCGCGGCGCACAACGAAGTCTGGCATCGCACCGACCCGACGGCCCACGCGGAGATCGTCACGATCCAGAAGGCGGCCGCGACCCTGAAGACCATCGACCTGTCGGGCTGCGTGATGTACTCAACGTGTGAGCCGTGTCCGATGTGCGCAGCGGCGATTCACTGGAGCAAACTGGACGCGGTGTATTACGGTGCGACCATCGCCGACGCCCAGCGCGCGGGGTTCACCGAGCTGACCCTGCCGATCGGCGAGGTCTATCGCATCGGCAACAGCCGCGTACAGGCCGTTCCGGGCATCATGCAGTCCGAGTGCGCGAAATTGTTTGACGAATGGCTGGCACACACGGGGCATCGAGTATATTGA
- the hpt gene encoding hypoxanthine phosphoribosyltransferase gives MESDLAKILIPRERIQQRVQEMGRDIARVYGDQSGELVIAAILSGSIIFLADLIRCLPFKMKLGLMTVSRYRGATTTGGETHLVQDLNEDIAGRHVLVVDDILDSGHTLREVTRQLAARDPASLRSCVLLRKTAKAPKDLNADFVGFEIEDVFVVGYGLDYDGQYRNWPDIGVLRPELYA, from the coding sequence ATGGAATCCGACCTCGCGAAGATCCTGATTCCGCGTGAGCGGATTCAGCAGCGCGTGCAGGAGATGGGCCGCGACATCGCCCGCGTGTATGGCGATCAGTCCGGAGAACTGGTCATCGCGGCCATTCTGTCCGGCTCGATTATCTTCCTCGCCGACTTGATCCGATGCCTGCCGTTCAAGATGAAGCTCGGATTGATGACCGTCAGCCGATACCGCGGCGCGACGACGACCGGCGGCGAGACGCATCTTGTGCAGGATCTGAACGAGGACATTGCAGGGCGGCACGTTCTGGTCGTGGACGACATTCTCGACAGCGGTCATACGCTGCGCGAGGTGACGCGGCAGCTCGCCGCACGCGACCCCGCCAGCCTGCGAAGCTGCGTGCTTTTGCGCAAGACGGCCAAAGCCCCGAAAGACCTGAACGCCGATTTCGTTGGCTTTGAGATTGAGGATGTCTTCGTTGTCGGCTACGGACTGGATTATGACGGGCAATATCGAAACTGGCCGGACATCGGCGTGCTTCGCCCGGAATTGTACGCATGA
- a CDS encoding anion permease: MTRRYQLIMIVLASGAFALSNAVPWHESAAIRKSAGLVAATLILWISEAAPLGVTALVVPILATFAGLLTWKDALAAWGDPVVFLFLGTFLLARALEKHGAFDWLMSGRALAGARSARGLAIGVLLLSGAISLAQNNTAVCAMLLPIVATLARRTAAPAAALLALAWGSTFGGMATPVGTAPNFIGYAAMKKISDDVSFLSWMKVGVPVWLGATLIGWAVLAFVRRRGSPGTISPLVVTDVGPVLDHAARGAAPAWQAGARRLALGAFAVAALVWLGSGVIISLTREADPINAWVKAYLPESLVPMGVAWALFLLRPAPNSPAVLDRHDFQALDWDTLFLIAGGLCLGRVLESSGAAEALAGAVSGTNLSPTVLTLLVAGATVLLSELTSNTATASLMVPVAGSLGAAMGLSPVQATWLVALSASLGFVLPVSTPPNALVYGTRLIPLRTMIFTGLAVDALCTVWLVCCIRWFS, translated from the coding sequence ATGACCCGACGCTATCAACTCATCATGATCGTTCTCGCCAGCGGCGCGTTCGCCCTTTCGAACGCCGTGCCGTGGCACGAGAGCGCGGCGATTCGCAAGTCGGCCGGTCTCGTTGCGGCGACGCTGATTCTGTGGATCTCCGAGGCCGCGCCGCTAGGCGTGACGGCGCTGGTTGTGCCGATCCTCGCGACGTTCGCCGGATTGCTGACGTGGAAGGACGCGCTGGCCGCGTGGGGCGATCCGGTGGTGTTTCTTTTTCTGGGGACGTTCCTGCTGGCGCGCGCGCTGGAAAAGCACGGGGCGTTTGACTGGCTGATGTCGGGTCGGGCCCTGGCGGGAGCGCGCAGCGCGCGGGGCCTGGCGATCGGGGTGCTGCTGCTGTCGGGCGCGATCTCGCTGGCGCAGAACAATACGGCAGTCTGCGCGATGCTGCTGCCGATCGTTGCCACTCTGGCCCGGCGCACGGCCGCACCGGCTGCAGCCCTGCTGGCCCTCGCATGGGGCAGCACGTTCGGCGGCATGGCGACGCCGGTCGGCACGGCGCCAAACTTCATCGGCTACGCGGCGATGAAGAAGATCAGCGACGACGTGAGCTTTCTCTCGTGGATGAAGGTCGGCGTGCCGGTCTGGCTGGGAGCAACGCTGATCGGCTGGGCCGTGCTGGCGTTCGTGCGGCGTCGCGGCTCGCCGGGCACCATATCGCCGCTGGTCGTCACCGACGTCGGACCGGTGCTGGACCATGCCGCGCGTGGCGCGGCGCCCGCGTGGCAGGCCGGTGCGCGGCGACTGGCACTGGGAGCATTCGCCGTGGCCGCCCTGGTGTGGCTGGGCAGCGGGGTGATCATCAGCCTGACGCGCGAGGCCGATCCGATCAACGCGTGGGTGAAGGCTTATCTGCCGGAATCGCTCGTGCCGATGGGGGTGGCTTGGGCGCTGTTTCTGCTGCGTCCAGCGCCCAATTCACCGGCGGTGCTGGATCGGCACGATTTTCAGGCGCTGGACTGGGACACGCTCTTCCTGATCGCCGGCGGGCTTTGCCTCGGGCGCGTGCTGGAGTCGAGCGGAGCGGCGGAGGCGCTGGCGGGGGCCGTGAGTGGCACGAATCTGTCACCCACGGTTCTCACCCTGCTGGTCGCCGGCGCCACGGTGCTGCTCTCCGAGTTGACGAGCAACACCGCCACGGCCTCGCTGATGGTGCCGGTCGCGGGCTCACTCGGAGCGGCCATGGGGCTGTCACCGGTTCAGGCGACGTGGCTGGTGGCGCTGTCGGCGAGCCTGGGGTTTGTCCTGCCCGTCTCGACGCCGCCCAACGCGCTGGTCTACGGGACGCGGCTCATCCCGCTGCGCACGATGATCTTCACCGGTCTTGCAGTGGATGCGTTGTGTACGGTGTGGCTGGTGTGTTGTATTCGATGGTTTTCGTAA
- a CDS encoding glycosyltransferase family 39 protein, giving the protein MTPHLTASTWRHVAAIVLLAALVRVHAASRLECISRDGVHFVEFAKQLAADPVAAMKGTSKQPGYSYLLLGAMRMLGGDSTSKDPQTWLRAGQMVAVLGGVASCVLVYFLTRRLFDPLLAGIAGLFAALWPQGAELSGDVLSDMPHLALYLAALLGGLRALEHSDCMRRMTGWAAACGAMVGAAYWLRQEALGAVIAVGAGLALGSKRGRRGRAAIAALSIFVTFGAVASPPSLITGSVMPNKNLRDLLLGEPAGSLSVNSPFGAFVLAEWLPWYKAPGRMADAWGASGKYILSTLVVIGLFLRSAPRARTTGARLVGMAIGLQLVAVLLRVKTYGEISSRYMVIPAALTIPWAAAGFTTLVSLVAARWPPHRAPAVIAAALLVVLAPLAWFCTRPIHADKACLREAGQWLEQNAGRDAVVMAHDRLEQLMFYAGRFKGDPRWIVAGSAGAPDAPVKPAALLNELRATLADRRSQWHVEVTRTRRWSDAEDEAFFLELRGGAMPLRVVKRFSTGKHDVFVFEANR; this is encoded by the coding sequence TTGACACCGCACCTGACCGCATCGACCTGGCGACACGTTGCTGCGATTGTGCTGCTGGCGGCGCTGGTGCGCGTTCACGCAGCGTCGCGGTTGGAGTGCATCAGCCGCGACGGCGTGCACTTTGTGGAGTTCGCGAAGCAACTGGCGGCCGACCCGGTCGCAGCGATGAAGGGCACGTCGAAGCAGCCGGGGTATTCGTATCTGCTACTGGGCGCGATGCGAATGCTCGGCGGCGATTCGACGTCGAAGGATCCGCAAACGTGGCTGCGCGCGGGGCAGATGGTGGCCGTGCTGGGCGGGGTGGCATCATGCGTACTTGTCTACTTTTTGACACGGCGATTGTTTGATCCGCTGCTGGCGGGCATCGCCGGGTTGTTCGCCGCGCTCTGGCCGCAGGGGGCGGAGTTGTCCGGCGACGTGCTCTCCGACATGCCGCACCTGGCGCTGTACCTTGCGGCGCTGTTGGGGGGGCTGCGCGCGCTCGAGCATAGCGACTGCATGCGGCGAATGACCGGGTGGGCTGCTGCGTGCGGCGCGATGGTGGGGGCGGCGTACTGGCTGCGGCAGGAGGCGCTGGGCGCCGTGATCGCCGTCGGGGCGGGCCTGGCACTCGGATCGAAACGCGGACGGCGTGGGCGCGCCGCAATTGCGGCACTTTCTATCTTCGTGACCTTCGGCGCCGTCGCCAGCCCGCCGTCACTGATTACGGGCAGCGTGATGCCTAATAAAAATCTGAGAGACCTGCTGCTGGGTGAGCCGGCTGGTTCATTATCGGTGAACAGTCCGTTCGGAGCCTTCGTACTGGCCGAATGGCTGCCCTGGTACAAAGCCCCGGGGCGCATGGCCGACGCATGGGGCGCGAGCGGAAAATACATTCTCTCGACGCTTGTCGTCATCGGATTGTTTCTGCGCAGCGCGCCGCGCGCTCGCACAACCGGCGCAAGACTGGTTGGCATGGCGATCGGGTTGCAATTGGTCGCGGTGCTCCTACGCGTCAAGACATACGGCGAGATCAGCTCCCGCTACATGGTCATTCCGGCGGCGCTCACGATTCCGTGGGCAGCCGCCGGATTTACGACACTCGTCTCACTTGTCGCCGCGCGATGGCCACCGCATCGCGCCCCGGCAGTAATTGCCGCAGCCTTGCTCGTCGTCCTCGCGCCGCTGGCGTGGTTCTGCACGCGGCCGATCCATGCCGACAAGGCGTGCCTGCGCGAAGCCGGACAATGGCTTGAGCAGAACGCCGGCAGGGATGCCGTTGTCATGGCACATGACCGGCTGGAACAACTCATGTTTTATGCCGGTCGCTTCAAGGGCGATCCGCGCTGGATCGTGGCGGGTTCCGCCGGGGCGCCCGACGCGCCGGTCAAGCCGGCCGCGCTCCTGAACGAACTACGGGCAACGCTGGCCGATCGACGGTCGCAATGGCATGTCGAGGTGACACGAACTCGCCGCTGGAGCGATGCCGAGGACGAGGCGTTCTTCCTCGAACTGCGCGGCGGGGCCATGCCGCTGCGCGTGGTGAAGCGGTTCAGCACCGGCAAGCACGATGTCTTTGTCTTTGAAGCAAACCGGTGA
- a CDS encoding flavin reductase family protein, which translates to MPASACGPVLVASRCAVRISRITRVVATEREAPGAEGFFMAFDASEQEHVARALGRIPSGCSILTVVAGDRRTGVLVSWVQQAAFEPPMVSVGVKKGRPAVALIDESRQFVLNLLGENPSAMFKHFGRGFALEDDAFAGLAIESVPGGLAIPGRIARLSVAVRQKVDAGDHWLYVGEIIDADGGAEGAKPYVHLRKNGLSY; encoded by the coding sequence ATGCCGGCTTCGGCGTGCGGCCCGGTGCTGGTCGCGTCGCGCTGCGCGGTTAGAATAAGCCGGATTACCCGCGTCGTCGCCACGGAACGCGAAGCGCCCGGCGCGGAGGGGTTCTTCATGGCATTCGATGCTTCGGAACAGGAACACGTCGCCCGGGCGCTGGGTCGAATCCCCAGCGGCTGCTCGATCCTGACGGTCGTCGCGGGCGATCGACGTACCGGCGTGCTCGTGTCCTGGGTGCAGCAGGCCGCCTTTGAGCCACCGATGGTATCGGTCGGCGTGAAGAAGGGCCGCCCGGCCGTAGCGCTCATCGACGAATCGCGGCAATTCGTGCTGAATCTGCTCGGCGAGAACCCGTCGGCGATGTTCAAGCATTTCGGCCGCGGTTTCGCGTTGGAAGACGATGCCTTCGCGGGGTTGGCGATCGAGTCGGTTCCCGGAGGGCTGGCGATTCCCGGCCGCATCGCGCGTTTGAGTGTGGCGGTGCGGCAGAAGGTCGACGCCGGCGATCATTGGCTGTACGTGGGAGAGATCATCGATGCCGACGGCGGCGCGGAGGGCGCCAAACCGTACGTGCATCTGCGGAAAAATGGGTTGTCCTATTAG
- a CDS encoding PH domain-containing protein has protein sequence MTATLDRPRSPVRDVKIHAEGNAVKLTSHAVVPEHLLDGGEIVILAIKPSMWFVPLVSMRWILTGIGLMALGMSEWSPPEFQWYFLRAGAWAAVLRIGWAILEWVSTLYVLTNHRLMRIRGVFHVELFECRLKKIQNMYLSLTLAERLTRTGTLVFMTAAAAGGGSTLWRIVARPLEVHEQVVAAIRKAQDRNGGAL, from the coding sequence ATGACCGCGACGCTGGATCGTCCCCGTTCGCCCGTGCGCGACGTGAAGATTCACGCCGAGGGCAACGCCGTCAAACTCACCTCGCATGCCGTCGTGCCCGAACACCTGCTGGACGGTGGCGAGATCGTCATCCTCGCGATCAAGCCGTCGATGTGGTTTGTTCCGCTCGTGTCGATGCGGTGGATTCTCACCGGCATCGGGCTGATGGCCCTGGGCATGAGCGAATGGAGCCCGCCGGAGTTTCAATGGTATTTCCTTCGCGCCGGCGCGTGGGCCGCTGTGCTGCGGATCGGCTGGGCGATTCTCGAATGGGTATCGACGCTGTACGTTCTGACCAACCATCGCCTGATGCGGATACGCGGGGTGTTTCACGTCGAATTGTTCGAATGCCGATTGAAGAAGATCCAGAACATGTACCTGTCCCTGACGCTCGCCGAGCGGCTCACGCGCACCGGCACGCTGGTGTTCATGACGGCGGCGGCCGCGGGCGGCGGGTCGACCTTGTGGCGCATCGTGGCGAGGCCGCTCGAAGTGCATGAGCAGGTCGTGGCGGCGATTCGCAAGGCGCAGGATCGCAACGGCGGAGCGCTGTAA
- a CDS encoding substrate-binding domain-containing protein: MQRIRIALLAVLLLALSCDSKPDASGNAASSRPGGAQTSAKRIGVSLLTVQHAFYQDLRAGMEDEAKSLGYALRITSGEFDAARQANQIDEFLVQKLDAIVVCPCDSRSVGASIRAANDAGVPVFTADIASTSPLGKVVSHIASDNVAGGRKAADLMAQALGGKGKVAILSHPEVASVSARVDGFRRQIAATPGITIAAELSADGKRDKAVRVMEDLLQSHSDLAGVFAINDDCALGALAAIESAGKLGQVTIVGYDATPEARAKIKQGAIYGDVIQNPREIGRLTIQAIHDHFSGRTPAAVIPVDVGVFTKDTP; the protein is encoded by the coding sequence ATGCAGCGAATCAGGATCGCGTTACTGGCTGTCTTGCTTCTTGCACTCTCCTGCGACTCGAAGCCTGACGCAAGCGGTAATGCGGCGAGCAGTCGTCCGGGCGGCGCACAAACATCCGCCAAGCGCATCGGCGTTTCGCTGCTGACCGTCCAGCACGCCTTCTACCAGGACCTGCGCGCCGGGATGGAAGACGAAGCGAAAAGCCTCGGCTATGCGCTGCGTATTACCAGCGGCGAATTCGACGCCGCCCGGCAGGCCAACCAGATCGACGAGTTTCTTGTCCAGAAGCTGGACGCCATCGTCGTCTGCCCCTGCGATTCACGCAGCGTCGGCGCCAGCATCCGCGCCGCCAACGACGCCGGCGTCCCCGTCTTCACCGCCGACATCGCCAGCACCTCCCCGCTCGGCAAGGTCGTCTCGCACATCGCCTCCGACAACGTCGCCGGCGGGCGCAAGGCCGCCGACCTGATGGCCCAGGCCCTGGGCGGCAAGGGCAAAGTCGCCATCCTCTCACACCCGGAAGTCGCCAGCGTCAGCGCGCGCGTCGACGGCTTTCGCAGGCAGATCGCCGCCACGCCCGGCATCACCATCGCCGCGGAGCTGTCGGCCGACGGCAAGCGCGATAAAGCCGTGCGTGTGATGGAAGATTTGCTGCAATCACATAGCGACCTCGCCGGCGTGTTCGCCATCAACGATGATTGCGCCCTCGGCGCCCTGGCGGCGATCGAATCCGCCGGCAAGCTCGGCCAAGTCACCATCGTCGGCTACGACGCGACGCCCGAGGCGCGTGCGAAGATCAAACAGGGCGCGATCTATGGCGACGTGATCCAGAACCCGCGCGAAATCGGAAGGCTGACCATTCAAGCCATTCACGATCACTTCAGCGGCCGAACGCCGGCCGCGGTGATTCCCGTCGATGTCGGCGTCTTTACCAAGGACACGCCCTGA
- the ygeW gene encoding knotted carbamoyltransferase YgeW produces MSEETVDALIRKLGDIKTSFYNKDFLRTWDHTQPELTAVLSAAEALHGLYRAGTSCRVFESGLAVSIFRDQSTRTRFSFAKAASLLGLTPQDLDEGKSQIAHGETVRETANMISFLAEVIGIRDDIFLGEGHKYMKEVAHSVDEGFREGVLPQRPAVVNLQCDEDHPTQAMADLLHLKRTFGSLEALRGKKIAMTWAYSPSYGKPLSVPQAIITLMSRYGMNVVLAHPEGYDLIGDTLKVSERHAKESGGSFARVHDMAEAFRDADVVYPKSWAPFRVMEERTRLLRGGQSDKLKALEQEALANNAKFKNWECTNKLMSLTRGGKALYMHCLPADITGVSCKEGEVSADVFERYRLTTYREASYKPFIIAAMILLTRFENPATVLGSLASTRKLRRM; encoded by the coding sequence ATGTCCGAAGAAACCGTTGACGCGTTGATCCGCAAGCTGGGCGACATCAAGACATCATTCTATAACAAGGATTTCCTCCGCACCTGGGACCACACCCAGCCGGAGCTGACGGCCGTGCTGTCCGCCGCCGAGGCGCTGCACGGGCTGTATCGCGCGGGCACGAGCTGCCGCGTGTTCGAGAGCGGCCTGGCCGTGAGCATCTTCCGCGACCAGTCGACGCGCACGCGGTTCAGCTTCGCCAAGGCCGCGAGCCTGCTGGGTCTGACCCCGCAGGACCTCGACGAAGGCAAGAGCCAGATCGCGCACGGCGAAACCGTCCGCGAAACGGCGAACATGATCTCCTTCCTCGCCGAGGTGATCGGCATCCGCGACGACATTTTTCTCGGCGAGGGCCACAAGTACATGAAGGAAGTCGCGCACTCGGTGGACGAGGGCTTTCGCGAGGGCGTCCTGCCGCAGCGACCAGCCGTGGTGAACCTGCAATGCGATGAAGACCACCCGACGCAGGCGATGGCCGACCTGCTGCACCTGAAACGCACGTTCGGTTCGCTGGAGGCCCTGCGTGGCAAGAAGATCGCGATGACCTGGGCCTACAGCCCGTCGTACGGCAAGCCGCTGTCGGTGCCGCAGGCGATTATTACACTGATGTCGAGATACGGCATGAACGTCGTGCTGGCCCATCCCGAGGGATACGACCTGATCGGCGACACGCTGAAGGTGTCCGAGCGGCACGCGAAGGAGAGCGGCGGCAGTTTCGCCCGCGTGCACGACATGGCCGAGGCGTTTCGCGATGCCGACGTGGTTTATCCCAAGAGCTGGGCGCCGTTCCGCGTGATGGAAGAGCGCACGCGGCTGCTGCGCGGCGGACAGAGCGACAAACTCAAGGCGCTCGAGCAGGAGGCGCTCGCCAACAACGCGAAGTTCAAGAACTGGGAGTGCACCAACAAGTTGATGAGCCTCACGCGCGGCGGCAAGGCGCTCTACATGCACTGCCTGCCGGCCGACATCACCGGTGTCTCATGCAAAGAGGGCGAAGTCTCGGCCGACGTGTTCGAGCGCTATCGCCTGACGACCTACCGCGAGGCGTCGTACAAGCCGTTCATCATCGCGGCGATGATCCTGCTGACACGGTTTGAGAATCCCGCGACGGTGCTCGGCTCGCTGGCGAGCACACGAAAGTTAAGACGCATGTAA